The DNA region ATGAGAAGGCGAGAAGGAATATACCAATAACAATTGCCATTATTTTCACGGCAGCCTTTTCCTTGATTCTGAACAAAGATCTTTGGTTAAAGCGGAGTTGGTTTGCTAAGATACGGGCGGCTCTTTCGTGCTTATAAACAACATAATACATTGATCCAAAGCAGAAAATTAACACACAAGACGGCAAGATTTCTAAAAATACCATGAAAATTGACATGAGCACTTTAAACAACACAATCTCTTCAAAAACAAGCCAGTTTAGTAAAAGCGCAAAGGCGGCAACAACTGGAATGGTCCAAGACATGAAAATCATCCGGAAAACGCTTCTGCGtgtcataaaagtcaagtaacTTAAAGGCCTCACAATAGCAATGTAGCGATCCAGGACTAAACTGCACAAGTTTGTCACAGACGCATACATAAACAGCCACCTGAAATAATCCACCCCGTTGGCTATGAAGGCCGTAGGGTCGCATCCAACTATCTCCTCGCAGACGAAAAGCGGTGGAAAAGCACTCCAGCCAGCACAGAAGTCTGCCACTGCGAGAGAAACGACAAACGCGTTGGTTTTGTTTCGAAGCCGCCACCTTCggcaaacaaggaaaataataaagcCATTTCCAGTCATGGACAGGATGGAAAGAGACCAGCCAAGAatccaaaaccacgtttccattttGTGGTCTTCAGGTGGCCAGCCCAATACAAATGAAAGCTGAAAGTATAAAGTTTGGGTTTGGACTACAAGACTACAATTCCCTATGCAATTAAAAAGCACTGGAAAACACTTCGTTGATTTTATGATGTCGTCTCCCTCAAACACATCGCAGTTGACAAATCAGCCTGAAATCCGGCCGCTCTTACCGTTAAGTTAACAGCCTTTAGTCCTTCAATGAAGTCAATGAATCAAAGGAAGGTAACTGATCACAAGAGAGGCAACCACGGGGTACTCATTCTAGTACACTTCTATTCTAATTGATGAAAATCGTACGATGTTCGTGGTGATATGAACCTTTTCCACGAGCAGTAAGAAACTAAATTATTGAAGATAGCTAAATATTGATTTTGACAACTTATCTCTGACAGCTTCAGCACATTGTCAGGTCTCCTTTTgttgtcttaaaataaaatgtcataATATACAGACTAATTGCAAAAAACACTGTCAGAAAACAAGTAATAAAGTTTATCGAAAGCAGTAGTGGTGAAATGATGCTAACATTAACTGCTTTCTGTTTGGATGAAAACATCGATTAAAAAAGGCAATTCCATAATGAAACGCTAATGCCCTAGCGAGCAAAAGCGCCCGGTATTTTCGGCTATTTCTATATCAGTTCTTTGTAGTTGATTTTTGTTATAAACTTGCTTCTCCTCAAAATAAGTGTAATTTCATAATATTTTCGCTGATTGCTAAGTCTCAAAAATGCAATTTATTCAGGCGCTTCTTAACAATTCTTCAACCACCTTATCTATTTTTAGCGAGTCATATTTTCCTCCTTCAATTTTATAGATGGCTAAAGAAAGAGGGCAAAAGTTCCATTTTTGCCTTTCCACTGTCAAAAACATCGAACAGTTAGTAAATCACCCGCTACATTCTTCGATATGGAGTAAAATCGTTGCATACCTCGTTTCATTACTTTCAACACGTTAACTAATTGAAAGATGAAACTTCCCTATGAAGACagttcactttgttttatttgcatacAGCGACAAGTTATCATCAGTCGCATTTGGTTAAAACAAGTCTCTTCTCCTCTTTTAAACTTAGTGTTCGGTCACTTTATAGTGGGTTACACTTTAAATTATAGTTGTGAGcttgatgataaaatatttcGTAAAATCTGTCGCGACAACACTTATCACAACGTTTTTAGACTCTACCTAAACGAGGCAAAGCATCTTCACCTACGCAAGTGTTTATCGATTTTTTCTCACCTGCCTTCTATACTGCATTATCTTTTGAAAACTCCAACGTTTTGATGCATTTTTACCAATCTTCCGCTTAGAATCACCCGACAATATCTGACCTACTTCTTTGCcatcttttttaaaagcttcctTCTCCATCTGTCCACACAGAAAACGGAACATTTCAAACGTGGTGCATTTTCAAAATACTCCACCAGTGTAACCTTTTCCGAATATCTACTTTGCATCTGCGTTTTTTGGTGTTTAAGTGTGGATGACAAGcaaaatgcaaaggaaaaagtAGACATTATCGTCAGGTAAACGCGCTATTGTGGACGAGGCCttttcaaaactgaatttctCTCTATATCTAACAACTCTTTTTACCTCCTTCCTTATGTccctctcaagatctcattagcaattctccttactgtttgccatacaactCATATGATgtcagttctgagaatttggtattgaatcaactaatactcccctaactgatattttctcttatgttcatcacctttctgtttgatattgtattgatttggtgAGGAGAAACGACAAACGCGTTGGTTTTGGTTCGAAGCCATCGTCTGCTGTAAACGAGGAAGATAATAAATCCATTTCTAGTTATGGTTAGGATGGAAAGAGATCAGCCAAGCATCCAAAACCAGGTTGCTATTCTTGCTATCGtatttgtgtttgtgttttctGCTCCCTTTTATGAATAAGACATCATAATCGAAGTATCATATTTTAAATGGTGACAAACACTATTTACATATGTGTGTTCAGGATTTTGTCTCCACTACTCAACTGGGCACACAAAGAGTTGATATCTGGGCGCGTTGGCCAGCCAAGCCACCGTTTATTTAACGCCAAATCGATATGCCTACGAAAGTCTTATACGATTGAAGTAAACTAAATGCATCAAAGCCGGACACAAAAACCTCTAAAAACCAGCAGGCGGAAAAAACGGGGAACGCGTACCCCTAACTAAGGCAGCGGTGCCACCCTTGGGGTTTAAGGGTATCCTATGAATGACATGTTATACACAGTTACTTAAGGTAGTATGCAAGTAAAGCTCTAAACTTGtacgaaaacgaaaacgaacAACTAAACACAGCGAAGGCTGACCGTAGAATGCCTTGCCCTACTAACGACCTCTACCTACAAACAACCATCCCATAACTCTCCGCGCACCTTGCACCCGCCCCAGTCCTCTTATACGTGccggcaaaatattaatttatgcTAAATAGGATTTCCACAAATTGCACGTTTCTCCATGtgtcagtaataaaaaaagcactttggaaaatttacaatCATATTCTTGACGTATCATATTCGTATTTTCCGGTAGATCATTAAAGCACGCATCTGCGGACCAATTTTACCATTGCTACtactctattttatttttcctcaccTGTCTAAACTTCCATGGCCCCTCCCCACGAATTTTAAAGCAGGATAGGATTcaatgaaaccaaaaaattaacattaacaaGTGCGACCGTGCTATTCTgccagtaattttttttcagttacgaTTCACATGAATATTACTAGCTTCTCTAAACACAGCCGaaaaataagaatattcaaCCTGCATATTAGATGCATTCCAGGATGGCATTTATGCCGAAATGACGTTTCATGCAATATTCCGACGAGCCTAAAGGCGTATACGTAGAAGTGTAATTCAAGTTGGGAGtgttgagagaaaaatggccGAACATGACGGTACTAATGAAatagataaacaatttttcaccaaTCCATCCAACATCCCAGCTACAGAAATAGTCACCAAAGTCTAGTCGGCAATAAGAGTGCTTGACTCAAAGCAAGCAGACACCGTAAGACGAACTGTAAACGGTATCCTTCAACAGGCCAAACCACCCAAGCCCAAGGATATGCAAAAGGCCTTTAAGAATCTAAAACAACACGACACTATCACTATTCTGCCAGCAGAAAAGGCTGCGCTAGTGTATCCTAGACACAGACACTTACCAtgacaaaatgaaaaccttAACTGAAACGGGTCCGTACCAACAATATACCGCGGGCGAAACAGGGAGATCAATGCGAGAAAGGTTAAATGAACACGACAGAGACATACGGTTTGCTCGTACTCGGACCTCTGCAggaaaaaagaggaacaaagtTGAGAATATCTCCTTGTCTGTCATCTGACATAAGGAAAACAGTGAATTCTAAGCTGGAAACATTGGGAGTAAGTCAATTACTTGTCATATAAGAAACAGCCCTTTAAAACATAAAGATGCGCGGAGGAAAAAAcgttaagaaaattttccaaaaagggtcttttgaaaactttttaggATAAAAGACAACAGAGGTATTAAAGGGAGAAATGAACTATTTTACGCACACAAAACAGTTATCAAGGAGGATGGGTAAGAACATAGCTGGCCCAGAACCGACAGACGTGGCGATCCTTCGAAGCCGCCCTACGTGCCACACGGCATAATGggcatgagtgagtgagtgagcgATATTGCAAATTGCATCAAAAGTACTCTCGACACGCGGTTTTTGCGAGGCAATCGATTATATTCTTAGTTGTGTTTAATCGAGCCTCTGACTTGCCTTCTGTACATAACATGTTCGAAACCGAACGTTTTTCGTCCTGTTAAACTCCATCTACCTTGCTGCTATGAAAACACAGTAATCCAACTTCCTGTAATTCCATATTTCTCAGTTGAGCTTGCACACTTTACGACCAGCTACTAAACACAGCAAATGGGATGTCTCTTTTCgtagggagaaattatttatttttataccAAGTCACCTGAGCTATAAACCGACAAAACGATCGATTGGACTATCTTAATTTCCAAGTCAATGATGACAGATATAATTTTAGTATAACCAGAAGCATGTTATTTCTGTTGTCACCCGAAAAACTCTACTTCTAAAAGTACTTCTACTGAAGTTTGGCAGACGTAATTAATTTGAACAATAATGAGTGCATGTCTAACAACATAATCAATCACAATCAGATGAAAACGTTCGGATACGCAGGATTCATACACGGAAAATCTTGCTGGATAAGTTCTTCCTTTGACAAGTTAAAACGGTTCAATAACGTAAAAACGATTTATGCTTGCATTACGTTATGATCGATCCTAACAGAAAGCTATATATTGGGAAAAAATCTAGAGTCATTAAGTTTGCGAACGACAACTAATAACATTGAGACTGAGACACTGTCAACAACTGAGACACAACACTGAgaacaaacattgaaaatatcTGGTGATTTTCTCTTGTTCGGAAGTCCCTCAAAAATACATCACAATTGATTAATCAGGCTGAATTCTTGCCGCTGTTAGTGTTAGGTCAACCCACAATCCTCCATTCCAGATTTGGTAACTCAATGAACTAAAGGAAGGAAGATGCACACACGGGTGTTTCCCCTCCGACGTGCCTCTCCTATGAttagtttcctttgttcttacATTAGTTCAAGTCCTCAGCGAAAGTATATCCTCACAGCTTTCCACTCAACAACCACAAAATGGAAACTTGGTTTTCGATTCTTGGCTGGTCTCTGTCCATTCTGACCATAACTGGAAATGGATTTATCATCTGCCTCGTTAGCAGAAGACGGCGGCTTCGCAAAACCAACGCATTTATAGTTTCTCTTGCAGCGGCGGACTTCTGTGTTGGGCTCAGTACTTTTCCCCCGCTTTTCGTCTGCGAAGAGATAATTAATAATCTTataaacctctaaactggaaattttcgAAGCAAACTGCGGCACAGCGTTGGTCGCACAAGGAAGATTGAGTTTCtattgaattgaaatgaaactgcagtatgtgtgcttggattctgcgttggatttgtggccgcccggcCATTTTGCATTGGAATTTTTCGCATCTCagatcgggcgttcggaaatggagtgttcagccttgggcttttcttatgtacgttgaaaacctcgaaatggacaactcgctaaaatgggttcttttcatgaAAGTAAgcagtcagataacaagtgatacgctgtggaagtaaggtgagatattttaattgagaatttgacgtattgttttattccttagagcggtcgtaaatattcccataaaaactcttataattccgcattaactgttattgcgcaagatgatcatctcacagctggagcttgggctgcctgtggtatAACAGTGGGTGCATGTCTAACAATATAATCGAGCGTAATAGATGAAAATGTTCTgcataaaatttcatttcttaagTAGACAAGACTCGTTCAAGGAAAATCTGTGACTTCATTCTTTAACGGCTCGAAACTTAAACAGGATTAACATATTATTCGtttgaaaaccaaattaacttTTCGATTATCAGTGAACGCCTGGCTCTATGAGACCCGCCTGAATTAGTAGGGTACTgttcaagagattataaactgttatGTCGTGTAGGTTATCGTTAACAAGATTATCCTAAAAAATCAAACGACAAGAAAGCGGGAAATGGTCCATTTAAGTAGTCAAAGCCTAAGGAAACCTTCACTTTCAAGAAAACTCACTTTTTCATCGCTTATTGCAGTGCTTGCTGACTTCGTTTATCTACGTCGCGAAATAGCCGTTCTTCTTTCACTACTCTGACCGACAGACTGATTgtatgactgactgactgacctacCGACTGACTGGGTGAATTCTCTGACTGATTAACCGATTgaatggctgactgactgattggctgaattCACCGAccaattgactgactgaatgaccgATTGACTGAGAAGCTGAATGCTCAGACTAAGGACTGACTGAGTGGCTGGCTTAATACtctgaccgactgaatgatctTATGACCGAGTGATTGAATGATTGGCTGAATGATCGAATGACCGGCTTTATGATCGCCGAATGATcgactgaatgatcggatgaccgacTGAATACCCTGATCGACTAaatgatcggatgaccgacTGAATACCCTGATcgactgaatgatcggatgaTTGACTGTATGATCgaatgaccgactgaatgatcgaatgattgactgaatgatcggatgaccgacCCAATGATCGCCGGATGGCCGACCCAATGATCGCCGGATGACCGACTCAATGATCGGATGACCAACTAAATAATTGAATGACCGACTCAATGATAGAATGGCCGgctgaatgatcggatgactGACTGAATACCCTGATcgactgaatgatcggatgaccgactgaatgatcggatgaccgactgaatgatcggatgaccgtctgaatgatcggatgaccgacTGAACGATTGGATGAACGACTGAATACCCTGATCGACTgaatgaccgactgaatgatcggatgaccaACTGAATACCCTgattgactgaccgactgactgactgactagctGACAGAATATGCTGACCAACTAGCTAAATGACTGAACACCGACTTACTGAtcaactgattgactgatttacTGGGTGACTGAATACGCTGACCAATTAAATGACCTAACACTGACTAATACTGATCAACTGATTGCCCCGACAATTGGCTTCAAACTGACTGTCTTATTGACTGAAAGACGTACTgaaaactgactgactgactgtctgaagGACTGAGAGACTgacaactgactgactgacagacttaGTTGACTGATGGACTAGGTAACTTACGAAATGACTGAAAACTGACTGGCCGATTGAcaaactgactggctgactgacagactgatttGCAAACCtataaaatgaaacagactgGCAAAATTAGACAAAAGTAACCTTAACAGTTAAAAATGAACCAAAAGGAACGAGAATCGATAAAACTTGATGAGATTAACAGGatccttttttattgttatgatCTACTCTTGTCATCATGCACACACCATAAGCAAATTCTTAATTATAATTTCATACTTAAGTTATGGATTGTTAACCCGATCGCGGAACAAATATTAATAGTTCAAGACAAATTCTGGTTGATTAGGAGCTGCTCTGGTTTGACGCGTTAAATATTGTAGTTCCGCAGGATGAAAgagttgttgtttttataaattGGATCTCTgtggtgtttctttttacaaatgaCGCAGCAAATATACCGTTTTATTTCCATGTTTATGTCTCTCTTGAAGACGGCATAAGCGAAGGGGTTAACAACGGAGTTTATTACAAGAAGGGgaattttatattctttatcATCACACGGTTTTCCGTATTTCAAAATGTGTATGAAGCTACATCGTATAGCGAATGAGAAGGCGAGAAGGAATATACCAATAACAATTGCCATTATTTTCACGGCAGCCTTTTCCTTGATTCTGAACAAAAATCTTTGGTTAAAGCGGAGTTGGTTTGCTAAGATGCGGGCGGCTCTTTCGTGCTTATAAACAACATAATACATTGATCCAAAGCAGAAAATTAACACACAAGACGGCAAGATTTCCAAAAATACAGTTGAAATTGAGATGAGCACTTTAAACAACACAATCTCTTCAAAAACAAGCCAGTTTAATAAAAACGCCAAGAAAACGACGACTGGAATGGTCCAAGACATGAAAATCATCTGAAAAACGCTTCTGCGtgtcataaaagtcaagtaacTTAACGGTCTCACAATAGCAATGTAGCGATCCAGGACTAAACTGCACAAGTTTGTCACAGACGCAAAAATAAACAGCCACCAGAAATAATCCACCCAGCTGGTTGGGAAGGCCTTAGGGTCGCATCCGGTTATCTCCTCGCAGACGAAAAGCGGTAGAAAAGCACTCCAGCCAGCACAGAAGTCTGCCAATGCGAGAGAAACGACAAACGCGTTGGTTTTGTTTCGAAGCCGCCTCCTTctgcaaacaaggaaaataataaagcCATTTCCAGTCATGGACAGGATGGAAAGAGACCAGCCAAGAatccaaaaccacgtttccattttGTGGTCTTCAGGTGGCCAGCTCTATACAAATGAAAGCTGAGAGTATAAAGTTTGGGTTTGGACTACAAGACTACAATTCCCTATGCAACTAAAAAGCATTGGAAAACACTCCGTTGATTTTATGATGTCGTCTCCCTCAAACACATCGCAGTTGACAAATCAGCCTGAAATCCGGCCGCTCTTACCGTTAAGTTAACAGCCTCTGGTCCTTCAATGAAGTCAATGAATCAAAGGAAGGTAACTGATCACAAGAGAGGCAACCACGGGGTACTCATTCTAGTACACTTCTATTCTAATTGATGAAAATCGCACGATGTTCGTGGTGATATGAAGCCTTTCTACGAGCAGTAAGAAACTAAATTATTGAAGATAGCTAAATATGGATTTTGACAACTTATCTCTGACAGCTTCAGCACATTGTCAGGTCTCCTTTTgttgtcttaaaataaaatgtcataATATACAAACTAATTGCAAAAAACA from Pocillopora verrucosa isolate sample1 chromosome 1, ASM3666991v2, whole genome shotgun sequence includes:
- the LOC131796726 gene encoding trace amine-associated receptor 3-like; its protein translation is METWFWILGWSLSILSMTGNGFIIFLVCRRWRLRNKTNAFVVSLAVADFCAGWSAFPPLFVCEEIVGCDPTAFIANGVDYFRWLFMYASVTNLCSLVLDRYIAIVRPLSYLTFMTRRSVFRMIFMSWTIPVVAAFALLLNWLVFEEIVLFKVLMSIFMVFLEILPSCVLIFCFGSMYYVVYKHERAARILANQLRFNQRSLFRIKEKAAVKIMAIVIGIFLLAFSFAIRCSFIYILKDGKPCDDKEYKIPLLVLNSVVNPFAYAVFKRDINMEIKRYICCVICKKKHHSDPIYENNSFILRNYNI
- the LOC136278913 gene encoding adenosine receptor A2b-like gives rise to the protein METWFWILGWSLSILSMTGNGFIIFLVCRRRRLRNKTNAFVVSLALADFCAGWSAFLPLFVCEEITGCDPKAFPTSWVDYFWWLFIFASVTNLCSLVLDRYIAIVRPLSYLTFMTRRSVFQMIFMSWTIPVVVFLAFLLNWLVFEEIVLFKVLISISTVFLEILPSCVLIFCFGSMYYVVYKHERAARILANQLRFNQRFLFRIKEKAAVKIMAIVIGIFLLAFSFAIRCSFIHILKYGKPCDDKEYKIPLLVINSVVNPFAYAVFKRDINMEIKRYICCVICKKKHHRDPLNDSRFFPNI